A part of Aegilops tauschii subsp. strangulata cultivar AL8/78 chromosome 2, Aet v6.0, whole genome shotgun sequence genomic DNA contains:
- the LOC141041887 gene encoding acyl transferase 15-like — protein MSFAVSKCPPVMVRPSMEPALGKTTGTQVVQLSSWDRSYVGFQVAALLIFDGPVHQPVEAIRKGLSRALLHYQTVAGRLAAADDDDDSVLHVACTGEGVPFVAASAGCALQDHGLLDAPFSMSLLDRLAVA, from the coding sequence ATGAGCTTCGCGGTGAGCAAGTGCCCGCCGGTGATGGTCCGCCCGTCCATGGAGCCGGCTCTGGGGAAGACGACGGGGACGCAAGTGGTGCAGCTCTCCTCCTGGGACAGGAGCTACGTGGGCTTCCAGGTAGCGGCGCTCCTCATCTTCGACGGCCCGGTACACCAGCCCGTGGAGGCCATCAGGAAGGGCCTCTCCAGGGCGCTCCTCCACTACCAGACCGTCGCCGGCCGCCTTGCCGCGGCCGATGACGACGACGACAGTGTTCTCCACGTCGCGTGCACAGGGGAGGGTGTGCCCTTCGTGGCCGCGTCGGCGGGTTGTGCACTGCAGGACCACGGCCTCCTCGACGCACCCTTCTCGATGAGCCTGCTGGACCGCCTCGCCGTGGCTTAA
- the LOC109736048 gene encoding acyl transferase 15-like: protein MQVTEFACGGFTVGVTWNHTLADGDGMAQFLQAVGELARAEADDVLVPSVAPVRDGRGVSLPLLSPQVVAAKQWLMLDRGGMGLVYLDITVPVKLINRIKSEYKAAHADDGGYCTTFEAAVAVLWRCRTRAIIGDDPDYDMSMPAPLAFFVNVRKHVGAAAGYYGNCAVAQLAFATAGEVAGAGDGGMNEVVDLIKRAKDQVPELLRTMGAGGGVVEDMGEEEMAAAFGYNALMVTSWRNIGFDRADFGGGAPARVVGRWQQSTVPGCMAFLSCRATAGDGERLLTQCVREEHAAALLAEMDQLAHAHAPSYASALSN from the coding sequence ATGCAGGTCACCGAGTTCGCCTGCGGCGGGTTCACCGTGGGCGTGACGTGGAACCACACGCTGGCGGACGGGGACGGCATGGCGCAGTTCCTCCAGGCCGTCGGCGAGCTCGCCCGCGCTGAAGCCGATGATGTCTTGGTACCGTCCGTTGCGCCGGTCAGGGACGGCCGCGGGGTGTCCCTGCCGCTGCTCTCGCCGCAGGTGGTCGCCGCAAAGCAGTGGCTGATGCTGGACCGCGGCGGCATGGGCCTCGTCTACCTAGACATCACCGTCCCGGTCAAGCTCATCAACCGCATCAAGTCCGAGTACAAGGCCGCCCACGCCGATGACGGTGGGTACTGCACGACGTTCGAGGCGGCAGTGGCTGTCTTGTGGCGGTGCCGCACACGCGCGATCATCGGCGACGACCCGGACTACGACATGTCCATGCCGGCGCCGCTGGCCTTCTTCGTGAACGTGCGCAAGCACGTTGGCGCGGCGGCAGGGTACTACGGAAACTGCGCGGTGGCACAGCTGGCGTTCGCGACGGCCGGAGAGGTGGCTGGCGCCGGGGATGGCGGCATGAACGAGGTGGTGGACCTGATCAAACGTGCCAAGGACCAGGTGCCGGAGCTGCTGCGGACCATGGGCGCTGGCGGCGGTGTGGTGGAGGACATGGGGGAGGAGGAGATGGCTGCGGCGTTCGGGTACAACGCGCTGATGGTGACCAGCTGGCGGAACATCGGCTTCGACCGCGCAGACTTCGGCGGCGGAGCGCCGGCGagggtggtggggcggtggcagCAGTCGACGGTGCCGGGCTGCATGGCGTTCCTCTCCTGCAGGGCCACGGCGGGCGACGGCGAGCGGCTGCTGACGCAATGCGTCAGGGAGGAGCACGCCGCCGCGTTGCTCGCCGAGATGGACCAGCTCGCACATGCACATGCACCGTCGTACGCCTCAGCCCTCAGCAACTGA